One genomic window of Burkholderia humptydooensis includes the following:
- a CDS encoding pilus assembly protein, producing the protein MRHSIQKLSQDERGVSALEYSVLAGIVVVAVAAAGLIFGGNSGLPALFSNMIAKVTSVQTNGH; encoded by the coding sequence ATGCGACATTCTATTCAAAAACTGTCACAAGACGAGCGAGGCGTCAGTGCATTGGAGTACTCGGTGCTGGCTGGCATCGTGGTGGTCGCGGTCGCCGCCGCCGGTCTGATTTTCGGTGGCAACTCGGGGCTGCCCGCGCTGTTCTCGAACATGATCGCCAAAGTGACGAGCGTTCAGACGAACGGCCACTGA
- a CDS encoding zeta toxin family protein: MARELNDADLDAIYRRVEQRAIETTERQEQPVAILLGGQPGSGKAGLAGVAQRELRDRGGAVVIDADQMREFNPAYRALAKADPERAADQTQALAGKWASRLTKRAEDERRNLIVDGTMRNPDNIATLAERLQRAGYTVEARVMAVPSDPSFDRARLRYEQLAAEGQTGRVVNREQHNAAYRGLPATVDRLERDGLADRIRIYDSHGREVYNGERDRDRQQQSPAKGRGGDRPEAPAEAARTLESVRDRLLTHGERGAHIEILEEIVERTRARNERTPGVGPQDLADVSKQLQAAREDRATFEHSEIYKRAKVFDDGPNVAALARYPEFDGAYRQLADVRKSWQPDTPLADRQQQYFDTLGRLSEQLHRGQIPGGNTTLAESQRVMDVVARERNLMIRTPEPDRVMQGDVVAKTSQHALVQISENMVVMVERGKLDREIHQGEKTALLHSDQGTTRVLTHDEARELQQNRQGMDLERSR, encoded by the coding sequence ATGGCACGCGAACTGAACGATGCGGATCTCGACGCAATTTACCGTCGCGTGGAGCAACGCGCGATCGAGACCACCGAGCGGCAAGAGCAGCCCGTGGCGATCCTGCTCGGCGGGCAGCCGGGCTCCGGGAAGGCCGGTCTCGCCGGGGTGGCACAACGTGAGCTACGCGATCGCGGCGGCGCCGTCGTGATCGACGCCGACCAGATGCGCGAGTTCAACCCCGCGTATCGGGCGCTCGCGAAAGCCGATCCCGAGCGAGCAGCGGACCAGACGCAGGCGCTGGCCGGCAAGTGGGCATCACGCCTGACCAAGCGGGCCGAGGACGAGCGCCGCAACCTGATCGTCGACGGCACGATGCGCAACCCGGACAACATCGCGACCCTCGCGGAGCGTCTGCAGCGCGCCGGCTATACCGTCGAGGCGCGCGTGATGGCGGTGCCCTCCGACCCGTCGTTCGACCGCGCGCGGCTACGCTATGAGCAGCTCGCGGCCGAGGGGCAGACCGGCCGCGTGGTCAATCGCGAGCAGCACAACGCAGCCTACCGCGGCCTGCCCGCAACGGTTGATCGTCTGGAGCGCGATGGGCTGGCCGATCGCATCCGGATCTACGACAGTCACGGCCGCGAGGTCTACAACGGCGAGCGCGACCGAGATCGCCAGCAGCAGTCGCCCGCCAAGGGACGGGGCGGCGATCGCCCGGAAGCGCCGGCTGAAGCCGCGAGGACACTCGAATCCGTTCGGGATCGCTTGCTGACCCACGGCGAACGAGGCGCGCACATCGAGATTCTCGAGGAGATCGTCGAGCGTACCCGCGCCCGCAACGAGCGCACGCCGGGCGTGGGCCCTCAGGATCTCGCCGACGTGTCCAAGCAGCTCCAGGCGGCTCGCGAGGATCGCGCCACGTTCGAGCACAGCGAGATCTACAAGCGCGCGAAGGTGTTTGATGACGGTCCTAATGTGGCCGCGCTGGCTCGTTATCCGGAATTTGATGGTGCCTACCGGCAGCTCGCCGACGTGCGCAAAAGCTGGCAACCGGACACCCCCTTGGCCGATCGCCAGCAGCAGTATTTCGATACCCTCGGCCGCCTGTCCGAGCAGCTTCATCGTGGGCAGATCCCGGGCGGCAACACGACGCTCGCCGAGTCTCAACGCGTGATGGACGTCGTCGCACGCGAGCGCAACCTGATGATCCGCACGCCAGAACCCGATCGTGTGATGCAGGGTGATGTCGTCGCCAAGACGTCACAGCACGCCCTCGTCCAGATCTCCGAGAACATGGTCGTGATGGTCGAGCGCGGCAAGCTGGATCGCGAGATCCACCAGGGCGAGAAGACGGCGCTGCTGCATTCGGACCAAGGCACGACCAGGGTGTTGACCCACGACGAAGCCCGCGAGCTGCAGCAGAACCGCCAGGGCATGGACCTGGAAAGGAGTCGGTGA
- a CDS encoding IS4 family transposase, with product MFVNDVDDWANTEFGAANLGDARLGRRLVALARRLACSPQCSFPQSLKAAELKAAYRFFDNAQVDTDGILAPHITQTLNRMAEVPVVLAVQDTTEFNLSHLPATEGLGYGSRNSIHQRGFMMHSLLAVTPEGLPLGLLGMKTWVRPDEGFGKKHQRKTRPIHEKESAKWIEGIAHLAALKKRCAEPRFVCVGDRESDLYELFTIERPAGVDWLIRAAVNRRACHPEGYLWEAVQATVPLGRTELLVPGGHNFPQRTAGLTLRCATVRLQPPRGRARGLPKVDVFAIHAIEDAPPDGVEPIEWMLLSSVETTTFDDALERLAWYARRWTIESWHRVLKSGCQVEARQFGSLDRFVRATALFAVISWRILYATMLSRIDTELPCEVLLQPVEWQALYCQTQHTTELPKQVPSLKQAVLWIAMLGGYLNRKHDRPPGPTVLWRGFLVLHEVTKMYRLFRQNE from the coding sequence GTGTTCGTGAACGATGTTGACGATTGGGCAAACACGGAGTTCGGTGCGGCGAACTTGGGCGATGCCCGTCTGGGGCGGCGTCTCGTTGCCTTGGCGCGGCGCCTCGCCTGCAGTCCGCAGTGCTCGTTTCCACAATCCCTCAAAGCAGCCGAACTTAAGGCCGCATATCGCTTTTTCGACAATGCGCAAGTCGACACCGACGGCATCCTCGCGCCGCACATAACACAAACGCTGAACCGGATGGCCGAGGTTCCAGTCGTGCTGGCCGTACAGGACACAACGGAATTCAACCTGTCGCATCTTCCAGCAACGGAAGGGTTGGGCTATGGTTCGAGAAATAGCATCCATCAACGCGGTTTCATGATGCACAGCTTGCTGGCTGTCACTCCAGAAGGCTTGCCGCTGGGGTTGCTGGGAATGAAGACGTGGGTACGGCCCGATGAAGGCTTCGGTAAGAAGCATCAACGCAAAACCCGTCCGATCCATGAGAAGGAAAGCGCCAAATGGATCGAGGGAATTGCGCATCTCGCCGCGCTCAAAAAGCGTTGTGCCGAACCGCGCTTCGTCTGCGTCGGTGACCGTGAGAGCGATCTGTACGAGCTGTTTACGATAGAGCGTCCCGCAGGCGTGGACTGGCTGATTCGCGCGGCCGTCAATCGCCGGGCATGCCATCCCGAGGGGTATCTGTGGGAGGCCGTTCAGGCTACCGTGCCCCTGGGTAGAACCGAATTGCTGGTGCCCGGCGGCCACAATTTCCCGCAGCGTACGGCAGGCCTGACGTTGCGTTGCGCGACGGTACGATTGCAGCCTCCAAGAGGACGCGCAAGAGGGTTGCCGAAAGTCGATGTGTTTGCGATTCACGCAATCGAAGATGCTCCTCCTGACGGCGTTGAGCCGATCGAGTGGATGCTGCTGAGTTCGGTAGAAACGACCACATTTGATGACGCTCTTGAGCGGTTGGCCTGGTATGCACGTCGTTGGACCATTGAATCGTGGCATCGCGTACTGAAAAGCGGATGCCAAGTCGAGGCGCGACAGTTTGGGAGTCTTGATCGGTTCGTCCGAGCAACCGCCTTGTTTGCCGTCATTAGTTGGCGCATTCTGTATGCGACCATGCTGTCGCGAATCGACACAGAACTGCCTTGCGAGGTGTTGCTGCAACCCGTTGAATGGCAGGCACTGTATTGCCAAACACAGCACACCACGGAGTTGCCAAAGCAGGTCCCATCCCTGAAGCAGGCCGTGTTGTGGATAGCCATGCTGGGCGGCTATTTGAATCGCAAGCATGACCGGCCACCCGGCCCTACCGTTCTGTGGCGAGGCTTCCTCGTGCTGCACGAAGTCACAAAAATGTATCGGCTCTTTCGACAAAACGAATAG
- a CDS encoding Crp/Fnr family transcriptional regulator yields the protein MTISLSHPAIDGERATSAPTSTRDVQLRPRGRARGVALPDRIWPEDIPAPAPSNSPRILRTLSLRLERYLDRPARWLPALNAANGSRRQQRSERRIACAQLLRAMIKYCDLATLRVGIPAATGWVDLTLPFFADQAGLGVRRAERALRDLQTAGLAKIRRQCALQESSAGDRYKGLAAIKYLPSALFAAFGMGAWLQHERSRAHLRVQRRAAQQYKRERRAAAAALVASLPEKSSKRFVERDHARRLADYERSVMLCAAQLKSIHPEWDRDTCYAEARRQLAPPT from the coding sequence GTGACGATCTCCCTCTCCCATCCGGCAATCGACGGCGAGCGTGCCACAAGCGCGCCGACGTCGACGCGCGACGTGCAGCTGCGGCCGCGCGGCCGTGCACGCGGCGTCGCGTTGCCGGATCGGATTTGGCCAGAGGACATTCCCGCGCCTGCGCCGTCGAATTCGCCACGGATCCTGCGCACCTTGTCGCTCCGCCTCGAGCGCTACCTCGATCGGCCGGCGCGTTGGCTTCCCGCGCTGAACGCCGCTAACGGCTCACGGCGCCAGCAGCGAAGTGAACGCCGGATCGCGTGCGCGCAGCTGCTGCGGGCCATGATCAAATACTGCGATCTGGCCACCCTCCGTGTCGGCATCCCGGCCGCCACCGGCTGGGTCGATCTCACCCTGCCGTTCTTTGCCGATCAGGCTGGGCTCGGTGTGCGGCGTGCCGAACGTGCGCTTCGGGATCTGCAGACCGCCGGCCTGGCCAAGATCCGTCGCCAGTGTGCGCTGCAGGAGTCGTCCGCGGGCGATCGCTACAAGGGACTCGCGGCGATCAAATACCTTCCCTCCGCACTGTTCGCCGCATTCGGCATGGGCGCATGGCTCCAACATGAGCGCAGCCGCGCGCACCTGCGCGTGCAGCGGCGTGCCGCACAACAATACAAGCGCGAACGCCGTGCGGCCGCGGCCGCGCTCGTGGCGTCGCTCCCCGAGAAGTCCTCAAAACGGTTCGTTGAGCGCGACCATGCCCGTCGGCTCGCAGATTACGAGCGCAGCGTCATGCTGTGCGCCGCTCAGTTGAAATCGATCCATCCCGAGTGGGACCGGGACACCTGCTACGCCGAAGCGCGTCGGCAGTTAGCACCGCCCACCTGA
- a CDS encoding conjugal transfer protein TraG N-terminal domain-containing protein produces the protein MGIEIQTWWNVDTLYYVLNAVAATMMSNGYSGLLKFVFIIALMIGLFGYVGRQFELMMWFIQALMFVTILNLPIARVALVDRTGLEPPRTIDHVPVALASVAQASSLVFNYLTRTYETVFGVPDDLGLEKGDVGFGHRILRQVNSAVVRDPGLRADLMQFFKECTKYDILDGVITPDQIVAGTDTWNTIFSNTSPARFVTYNVLTNTPKTDTCVAVAQVLKARVDSAVTSAQQFYGRQAFPQASSDGLAQQMFLSTVSTSYSWLLDASASASDAMKQAMFNNVWRDAGTAMARAHNDPAAIADTNALIAEAEAARQANGSNSTLSLLGQETIPHMRNWIEAILYALFPVVVALMVLVPAEAAKRVLAGYFMGLVWIGLWPVLFAIINHLSLIHLHSKLAALKLANGVPFQLSNVFDATIVDEQAMIGYMVVLVPFIAGAVVRMADGQIYGLADRMISGFSSAGARSGAAIAGGNYSMGQSGIDTSSVNTTTMQKFDSGFASSSGSTAMQLADGSTLRVSSNGRAALDRFQEHMLQSMVSADERSIGRSNERFSGTSNFSGSSSISRTGTSLSGAETFGHSADRGTSQGTSRLNAVTDSGGMSGRSAHDESVGRDRSIDSRFGQNVQAQDSIMLRAGAGARLGADASVESGNPGRPTGQPRGNNVARDQARVRRAMEQGGASPQQIADAMDRVGSSQTPAQASPPGTQRHSRGSVGFDGHVGADLTGVRTYAADQARSYSDGDSHRNSDSASRATEYSHTGSATAQNMTGEQSAQSDRHDRTASRITTSESASQSESGFRRESGSRTSSASNSSRRHEVMENMMADPELFWKVAQANHMSATRFVLQNEDKIVSMVGQYLDNQAMAQHVSTPTWGSPYAPDVPGYGSHDTGRAASRASDGSRRRPEGERARTFDSMVRDTGFGSVTPVQPNMAPPSEIAGARADASAPLAPNSPQSLGARAQDFDKEVQRYVSPDRALGEGRVTQTEVNAANEGRDLHDTARRAANTVKEAVGLKPGEDYDKKDVPPRIN, from the coding sequence ATGGGCATCGAGATCCAGACCTGGTGGAACGTCGACACGCTGTACTACGTGTTGAACGCGGTCGCGGCGACGATGATGAGCAACGGCTACAGTGGGCTCCTGAAGTTCGTGTTCATCATCGCGCTGATGATCGGGCTCTTCGGGTACGTCGGGCGCCAGTTTGAGCTGATGATGTGGTTCATTCAGGCGCTGATGTTCGTGACGATCCTGAACCTGCCGATCGCGCGCGTCGCGCTCGTCGATCGCACCGGCCTTGAGCCGCCACGGACCATCGATCATGTCCCCGTCGCGTTGGCCAGCGTCGCGCAGGCGAGTTCGCTCGTCTTCAACTACCTGACCCGCACTTACGAGACCGTGTTCGGGGTGCCGGATGATCTGGGGCTCGAGAAAGGCGACGTCGGCTTCGGTCACCGGATCCTGCGGCAGGTCAATTCCGCCGTCGTGCGCGATCCGGGCTTGCGTGCCGACCTGATGCAGTTTTTCAAGGAGTGCACGAAGTACGACATCCTCGACGGGGTGATCACGCCCGATCAGATCGTCGCTGGGACCGACACCTGGAACACGATCTTCAGCAACACGAGCCCGGCGCGCTTCGTCACGTACAACGTGCTGACCAACACGCCCAAGACGGACACGTGCGTCGCGGTCGCGCAGGTGCTGAAGGCGCGCGTTGATAGCGCGGTGACCAGCGCGCAGCAGTTCTACGGTCGCCAGGCGTTCCCCCAGGCCAGTTCGGACGGACTCGCGCAGCAGATGTTCCTGTCGACGGTGTCGACGTCCTATTCGTGGTTGCTCGACGCATCGGCGTCCGCGTCGGACGCGATGAAGCAGGCGATGTTCAACAACGTGTGGCGCGACGCCGGCACCGCGATGGCGCGCGCACACAACGACCCGGCCGCGATCGCGGACACCAACGCGCTGATCGCCGAGGCGGAAGCGGCGCGCCAGGCGAACGGCTCGAACAGCACGCTGAGCCTGCTCGGCCAGGAGACGATCCCGCACATGCGCAACTGGATCGAGGCCATTTTGTACGCGCTCTTCCCGGTGGTGGTCGCGCTGATGGTCCTGGTGCCGGCAGAGGCCGCCAAGCGGGTGCTCGCCGGCTACTTCATGGGGCTGGTCTGGATCGGCCTCTGGCCGGTGCTGTTCGCGATCATCAACCACCTGTCGCTGATCCACCTCCACAGCAAGCTCGCCGCGCTCAAGCTCGCGAACGGCGTGCCATTCCAGCTGAGCAACGTATTCGACGCCACGATCGTCGACGAGCAGGCGATGATCGGCTACATGGTGGTGCTCGTGCCGTTCATTGCTGGCGCGGTCGTGAGAATGGCCGACGGGCAGATCTACGGGCTGGCCGACCGGATGATTTCGGGTTTCAGTTCGGCAGGCGCGCGTTCGGGCGCGGCGATCGCGGGCGGCAATTACAGTATGGGGCAGTCCGGCATCGACACGTCGTCGGTGAACACCACCACGATGCAGAAGTTCGATAGCGGCTTCGCGTCGAGCAGCGGCAGTACCGCCATGCAGCTCGCCGACGGCAGCACGCTGCGGGTGTCGAGCAACGGGCGTGCCGCGCTCGATCGCTTCCAGGAACACATGCTGCAGAGCATGGTCTCGGCTGACGAACGCTCGATCGGCCGCAGCAATGAGCGGTTCAGCGGCACGTCGAACTTCTCGGGCAGCTCGAGCATATCGCGGACCGGCACTTCCCTCTCGGGCGCCGAGACCTTCGGACATTCCGCCGACCGCGGCACGAGCCAAGGGACCAGTCGGCTGAATGCGGTGACGGACAGTGGCGGCATGAGCGGACGGAGTGCGCATGACGAGTCAGTTGGGCGTGATCGTTCAATTGACTCACGCTTTGGGCAAAACGTTCAGGCTCAAGACAGCATCATGTTGCGGGCCGGGGCGGGTGCGCGTCTCGGCGCTGACGCGAGCGTCGAGAGCGGAAATCCGGGGCGGCCAACTGGGCAACCACGCGGCAACAACGTCGCGCGTGATCAAGCGCGTGTGCGACGCGCGATGGAGCAAGGAGGCGCGTCACCGCAACAAATCGCGGACGCGATGGACCGGGTTGGTTCGTCGCAGACGCCAGCGCAAGCGTCTCCCCCCGGGACACAACGGCACAGCCGAGGCAGTGTAGGTTTCGACGGCCATGTCGGTGCGGATCTCACCGGCGTCCGCACTTACGCAGCGGACCAGGCTAGATCGTACTCTGACGGTGACAGCCATCGAAATAGCGATTCCGCGTCTCGAGCAACTGAGTATTCCCACACAGGCTCGGCAACGGCTCAGAACATGACCGGCGAGCAATCGGCGCAAAGCGATCGCCACGATCGCACCGCGTCGAGGATCACGACGTCCGAGTCGGCCAGCCAGAGCGAGAGCGGCTTCCGGCGCGAGTCGGGATCGCGGACCTCGTCCGCATCCAATAGCTCGCGGCGCCATGAAGTGATGGAAAACATGATGGCCGACCCCGAGCTCTTCTGGAAGGTCGCGCAAGCCAATCACATGTCCGCGACCCGCTTCGTGCTGCAGAACGAGGACAAGATCGTCAGCATGGTCGGCCAATACCTCGACAACCAGGCGATGGCCCAGCACGTTTCCACGCCGACATGGGGCAGTCCGTACGCGCCCGACGTGCCCGGCTACGGCTCTCACGACACGGGGCGGGCCGCGTCCCGTGCGTCGGACGGCTCCCGTCGTCGCCCAGAGGGCGAACGCGCGCGCACGTTCGACTCGATGGTGCGCGATACAGGGTTTGGCTCGGTCACGCCGGTTCAACCCAACATGGCGCCGCCCTCGGAGATTGCCGGTGCACGCGCCGATGCCAGCGCGCCGCTCGCGCCCAACTCACCGCAGAGCCTGGGCGCGCGTGCGCAGGACTTTGACAAGGAGGTTCAGCGATACGTGAGCCCGGATCGGGCGCTCGGCGAGGGGCGCGTCACGCAGACGGAAGTGAATGCGGCCAACGAGGGCCGTGACCTGCACGACACCGCCCGGCGGGCCGCCAACACGGTGAAGGAAGCGGTCGGCCTCAAGCCGGGCGAGGACTACGACAAGAAGGACGTGCCGCCGAGGATCAATTGA
- a CDS encoding DUF1173 domain-containing protein, with protein sequence MASYDIDGRVFEAATPELFAVLPGAHDKKIRPLCRCQNPGIEMYIARFEDRFLVKRMPDTGGQHAIGCESYDPPPELSGLGDVEGSAIQEDLETGQVALQFGFAMSKGGQKQAPAPSEKEPDSVKADGKKLTLRATLHYLWEQAGLNRWSPAMKGKRSWYVIRKYLLQAATDKVTKGVDLSELLYIPESFVADQKDAIQQRRTERIARIVTSPNGAQRYMLAIGELKEIVPSRYGHKLVLKHLPDYGLMLDDDVHKRLKKRFEAELELWNVHEEAHMVAIATASVSRAGIASVVEVALMLTTEQWIPFESEIESTLLKAIAARRYMKCLRYNLPSTRPLATAVLSDTERATALYLVPPAVTEAYQAALDDLLAGSQLDSWVWEPLKAAMPALPEPLENWKKLMASHAGRLPYDVPDDSANAGERRDPRRMK encoded by the coding sequence ATGGCCAGTTACGACATTGACGGGCGGGTCTTCGAAGCGGCGACACCCGAGCTGTTCGCGGTCCTGCCGGGCGCGCATGACAAGAAGATCCGGCCGCTGTGCCGCTGTCAGAACCCCGGCATCGAGATGTATATCGCTCGGTTCGAAGACCGCTTCCTGGTCAAGCGCATGCCCGATACCGGTGGCCAGCACGCGATCGGCTGCGAATCGTACGATCCTCCGCCCGAGCTGTCGGGCCTGGGCGACGTCGAGGGCAGCGCGATCCAGGAAGACCTCGAGACGGGGCAGGTCGCGCTGCAGTTCGGCTTCGCGATGTCCAAGGGGGGCCAGAAGCAGGCGCCGGCGCCATCGGAGAAAGAACCCGACAGCGTCAAGGCCGACGGGAAGAAGCTGACGTTGCGCGCGACGCTCCACTACCTCTGGGAGCAGGCAGGCCTGAATCGATGGTCGCCCGCCATGAAAGGCAAGCGCAGCTGGTATGTGATTCGCAAGTACCTGCTGCAGGCCGCCACCGACAAGGTCACCAAGGGCGTTGACCTGTCGGAGCTGCTGTACATCCCGGAGTCGTTCGTGGCGGACCAGAAGGATGCGATCCAGCAGCGGCGCACCGAGCGGATCGCGCGCATTGTGACGTCCCCGAATGGTGCGCAGCGCTACATGCTCGCGATCGGTGAACTGAAAGAGATCGTCCCGTCGCGCTACGGGCACAAGCTGGTGTTGAAGCACTTGCCCGACTACGGGCTGATGCTGGACGACGACGTCCACAAGCGCCTGAAAAAACGGTTCGAGGCCGAACTGGAGCTGTGGAACGTCCACGAGGAAGCCCACATGGTGGCCATCGCGACCGCGAGCGTCTCGCGCGCCGGCATCGCTTCCGTCGTCGAGGTCGCGCTGATGTTGACGACCGAGCAGTGGATCCCGTTCGAATCGGAAATCGAATCCACGCTGCTGAAGGCGATCGCGGCGCGCCGTTACATGAAATGCCTGCGTTACAACCTGCCGTCGACGCGCCCCCTCGCGACCGCCGTGCTCTCGGACACGGAGCGCGCGACCGCGCTGTATCTGGTGCCGCCGGCGGTGACCGAGGCGTATCAGGCCGCGCTCGACGACCTCCTGGCGGGAAGCCAGCTCGATTCGTGGGTTTGGGAGCCGCTCAAGGCTGCTATGCCCGCCCTGCCCGAGCCGCTCGAGAACTGGAAGAAGTTGATGGCATCGCACGCCGGTCGGCTTCCGTACGACGTGCCGGACGATAGCGCCAACGCCGGCGAACGTCGAGACCCGAGGAGAATGAAATGA
- a CDS encoding A24 family peptidase — MAYLVKVAACWVVIALAVSDLRFRRLPNLSVAALAALYCVHAFLAGSHAPELAAHAVAGGIAFAVAAVMWRFGWIAGGDAKLAAVVFWWAGLAHAAGVFFTVSVCGLVIGLAVLTAGAMLRRVAHAPLWLTSLAPSRGVPYGIALALGGLQAVWAPVTSMPHWPVA; from the coding sequence ATGGCGTACTTGGTGAAGGTCGCGGCCTGCTGGGTTGTCATTGCGCTGGCCGTCTCCGATTTGCGATTCAGGCGCTTGCCCAATCTGTCCGTGGCGGCGCTGGCCGCGCTGTATTGTGTGCACGCCTTCCTTGCGGGGTCGCACGCCCCCGAGCTTGCGGCCCATGCAGTGGCGGGCGGCATTGCTTTTGCCGTGGCAGCGGTGATGTGGCGTTTCGGCTGGATCGCCGGTGGCGATGCCAAACTCGCCGCGGTGGTGTTTTGGTGGGCGGGACTCGCGCATGCGGCGGGTGTCTTTTTCACCGTATCGGTGTGCGGACTTGTCATCGGGCTTGCGGTGCTGACTGCCGGCGCGATGCTGCGCCGCGTCGCCCATGCTCCGCTCTGGCTGACCTCCCTGGCTCCGTCGCGCGGCGTGCCATACGGTATTGCGCTTGCGTTGGGTGGCCTGCAAGCGGTGTGGGCGCCCGTCACGTCCATGCCGCACTGGCCCGTCGCGTGA
- a CDS encoding IS110 family transposase, which yields MNSMAVGVDIAKNVFQVHYVDQASGEIVNKAIKRAKFLEHFVNRDRCVIGMEACGGAHHWARALKQMGHEVRLMPAEFVKAFNIRNKNDAADARAIWLAVQQPGKPIAVKTEMQQAMLALHRMREQLVKFRTMQINGLRGLLTEYGEVMSKGRAALDKEIPAALSRIAERLPAALIETLREQWSGLARLDEQVAEIERRMREWKKEDRAVQAISEIPGVGLLTATAAVAMMGDPKAFRSGREFAAWAGLVPKQTGSGGKVNLHGISKRGDTYLRTLLIHGARSVLTHAKEPGPWVEQIKKRRPTNVVIVALANKTARTIWAVLAHERAYRKDYISVKPV from the coding sequence ATGAACAGTATGGCAGTGGGCGTCGATATCGCCAAGAACGTATTCCAGGTGCATTACGTTGATCAGGCAAGCGGCGAGATTGTGAACAAGGCGATCAAGCGAGCGAAGTTCCTGGAGCACTTCGTGAATCGTGATCGGTGCGTAATTGGGATGGAGGCGTGTGGCGGTGCGCACCACTGGGCCCGAGCGCTAAAGCAGATGGGTCATGAGGTCAGGCTGATGCCGGCGGAGTTCGTGAAGGCGTTCAACATCCGTAACAAGAACGATGCGGCAGACGCGAGAGCGATATGGCTGGCAGTGCAGCAGCCGGGCAAGCCGATAGCGGTGAAGACGGAAATGCAGCAGGCGATGTTGGCGCTGCATCGGATGCGCGAGCAGTTGGTGAAGTTCCGCACGATGCAGATCAACGGGCTGCGTGGATTGCTGACGGAATACGGCGAAGTGATGAGCAAGGGCCGGGCGGCACTGGACAAGGAGATACCGGCGGCGCTTAGCCGGATCGCGGAGCGTCTGCCAGCGGCACTGATCGAAACGCTGCGCGAGCAGTGGAGCGGGTTGGCGAGACTGGACGAGCAGGTTGCCGAGATCGAGCGTCGGATGCGCGAATGGAAGAAGGAAGACCGGGCGGTGCAGGCGATCAGCGAGATTCCTGGCGTGGGGTTGCTGACGGCGACCGCTGCAGTGGCCATGATGGGCGATCCGAAAGCGTTCAGATCGGGGCGGGAATTTGCGGCGTGGGCGGGTTTGGTGCCCAAGCAGACAGGTTCTGGCGGCAAGGTGAATCTGCATGGAATCAGCAAGAGAGGCGACACGTATCTGCGGACGTTGCTGATTCACGGCGCACGAAGCGTACTGACGCACGCGAAGGAGCCTGGGCCGTGGGTTGAGCAGATCAAGAAGCGACGGCCGACGAATGTCGTGATCGTCGCACTGGCCAACAAGACGGCGCGAACGATCTGGGCGGTACTCGCTCATGAGCGAGCGTATCGAAAGGACTACATCAGCGTGAAACCAGTCTAA
- a CDS encoding HNH endonuclease signature motif containing protein, producing the protein MKRATQFDSPRGPRKKWWPAEIEYLRERYPYETAELIARVLDCAVYTVHAKAAALGIRKSPDFYGSAGSGRFDGSRGTSCRFPKGHVPWNKGKKGVTTGGEATRFKKGSKPRNWMPIGSERYSKEGYLQRKVTDTGYPPRDWVAVHILLWERVHGPVPPGHAVCFRDGDKSHIALPNLECIPRVELMQRNSIHNLPEELKGVIRLKAAVVRTINRRK; encoded by the coding sequence ATGAAGCGAGCCACGCAGTTCGATTCGCCGCGCGGGCCGCGCAAGAAATGGTGGCCGGCCGAAATCGAATACCTGCGCGAGCGTTATCCGTACGAGACAGCCGAGCTGATCGCGCGCGTGCTCGATTGTGCGGTTTACACCGTCCATGCCAAGGCGGCCGCACTGGGAATCCGAAAATCACCGGACTTCTACGGGAGTGCCGGGTCCGGCCGCTTCGACGGCTCGCGCGGCACGAGCTGTCGCTTCCCAAAGGGTCACGTGCCGTGGAACAAGGGCAAGAAGGGCGTTACCACGGGCGGTGAGGCGACCCGGTTCAAGAAGGGCAGCAAGCCGCGCAACTGGATGCCCATTGGCAGCGAACGCTATTCGAAAGAAGGCTACCTGCAGCGCAAGGTTACCGATACCGGTTATCCGCCACGCGATTGGGTTGCCGTACACATCCTGCTCTGGGAGCGGGTGCACGGTCCGGTGCCGCCCGGCCACGCCGTGTGTTTCCGTGACGGCGACAAGTCTCATATCGCGCTTCCCAACCTCGAGTGCATACCGCGCGTCGAGCTGATGCAGCGCAATTCGATTCACAACCTTCCCGAAGAACTGAAGGGCGTGATTCGCCTGAAGGCAGCTGTCGTCCGAACCATCAACCGGAGAAAGTGA
- a CDS encoding H-NS histone family protein: MIVELQDLQAQLRELNIRLADVKKDERAAYLAAVQEHVALYGITEDELLRAAGFRKSRKRRAPAKYYDPSSGKSWSGHGPRPKWLEGKNLDHFLVERAAKPWWPGEEA, encoded by the coding sequence GTGATCGTTGAACTACAAGACCTTCAGGCACAACTGCGCGAATTGAATATCCGTCTCGCGGACGTCAAGAAAGACGAGCGGGCGGCGTATTTGGCCGCCGTTCAGGAGCACGTTGCGCTCTACGGCATCACGGAAGACGAACTGCTGCGCGCAGCGGGCTTCCGGAAATCGCGCAAACGGCGGGCGCCGGCGAAGTACTACGACCCGTCGTCGGGCAAGTCCTGGTCCGGCCATGGCCCGCGCCCCAAATGGCTCGAGGGGAAGAATCTTGACCACTTCCTCGTCGAGCGTGCCGCGAAGCCGTGGTGGCCCGGCGAAGAAGCGTAG